One Lysobacter enzymogenes DNA segment encodes these proteins:
- the pdxA gene encoding 4-hydroxythreonine-4-phosphate dehydrogenase PdxA: MTPPRLALVPGEPAGVGPELCVRLLQRPRDYDLICYADPRSLRAAADALALPLTLLPPDRPSRAPGEVAVVEIPNPVPPAFGTPEPGNAAAVIQALRDAAQACLDGRLDGVITGPVHKAVINEGGIAYTGTTELLAQQAGCEVVMMLANDIVRVGLATTHLPLRDVADAIAPEPLARTLRIVDAALRGDFGLARPRIAVLGLNPHAGEAGHLGREEIEVIEPVLAALRGEGLDLIGPLPADTAFLPAKLQGFDAVVAMYHDQGLPVLKYSGFERAVNLTLGLPYPRVAVDHGTALDLAGRGLADPSSLIAAADACARIAHIRSTRSDRNPPGGSP; the protein is encoded by the coding sequence GTGACCCCGCCCCGGCTCGCGCTGGTGCCGGGCGAGCCGGCCGGCGTCGGGCCGGAGCTGTGCGTGCGGCTGCTGCAACGGCCGCGCGACTACGATCTGATCTGCTACGCCGACCCGCGCAGCCTGCGCGCCGCGGCCGACGCGCTCGCCTTGCCGCTGACCCTGCTGCCGCCGGACCGCCCCTCGCGGGCGCCGGGCGAAGTGGCCGTGGTCGAGATCCCCAATCCCGTACCGCCGGCCTTCGGCACGCCCGAGCCGGGCAACGCCGCGGCGGTGATCCAGGCCCTGCGCGACGCCGCCCAGGCCTGCCTGGACGGGCGCCTGGACGGGGTGATCACCGGCCCGGTGCACAAGGCGGTCATCAACGAGGGCGGCATCGCCTACACCGGCACCACCGAGCTGCTGGCGCAACAGGCCGGCTGCGAGGTGGTGATGATGCTCGCCAACGACATCGTCCGGGTCGGCCTGGCCACCACCCACCTGCCGCTGCGCGACGTCGCCGACGCGATCGCGCCGGAGCCGCTGGCGCGCACCCTGCGCATCGTCGATGCCGCCCTGCGCGGCGACTTCGGCCTGGCGCGCCCGCGCATCGCCGTGCTCGGCCTCAACCCGCACGCCGGCGAAGCCGGGCACCTGGGGCGCGAGGAGATCGAAGTGATCGAACCGGTCCTGGCCGCGCTGCGCGGCGAAGGCCTGGACCTGATCGGCCCGCTGCCCGCCGACACCGCGTTCCTGCCGGCCAAGCTGCAGGGTTTCGACGCCGTGGTCGCCATGTACCACGACCAGGGCCTGCCGGTGCTCAAGTACAGCGGCTTCGAGCGCGCGGTGAACCTGACCCTGGGCCTGCCCTACCCGCGCGTCGCCGTCGACCACGGCACCGCGCTCGACCTGGCCGGGCGCGGCCTGGCCGATCCGTCCAGCCTGATCGCCGCGGCCGACGCCTGCGCGCGCATCGCCCACATCCGCTCGACCCGCAGCGACCGCAACCCGCCCGGAGGCTCGCCATGA
- a CDS encoding symmetrical bis(5'-nucleosyl)-tetraphosphatase, with amino-acid sequence MSVWAIGDLQGCYDATQRLLERLKFDPAQDKLWFCGDLVNRGGQSLETLRLVHSLREHSTVVLGNHDLSLLAIGQRTEEEKRKVNPDLQRIVLADDGEALLDWLRMQKLVHADRALGWMMVHAGMAPKWTTSMAERHAREVEERLHGDQYRRLLKNMYGDRPAWNPKLAGIDRHRAIINIFTRLRYCTPRGRIAFEDKGAPGTQPVGLYPWYEVPGRAERDLKIVCGHWSTLGLFIGHGVHAIDTGAVWGGKLTALQLDTDELRLVQVPGRDVPANPPRPRPPRQPG; translated from the coding sequence ATGAGCGTTTGGGCAATCGGCGACCTGCAAGGCTGTTACGACGCCACCCAGCGGCTGCTGGAACGGCTGAAGTTCGACCCGGCGCAGGACAAACTCTGGTTCTGCGGCGACCTGGTCAACCGCGGCGGCCAATCCCTGGAAACCCTGCGGCTGGTGCACTCGCTGCGCGAGCACAGCACCGTGGTGCTCGGCAACCACGACCTGTCGCTGCTGGCGATCGGCCAGCGCACCGAGGAAGAGAAGCGCAAGGTCAACCCCGACCTGCAGCGCATCGTCCTGGCCGACGACGGCGAAGCGCTGCTGGACTGGCTGCGCATGCAGAAACTCGTGCACGCCGACCGCGCGCTCGGCTGGATGATGGTGCACGCCGGCATGGCGCCGAAGTGGACCACCTCGATGGCCGAGCGCCACGCGCGCGAGGTCGAGGAACGGCTGCACGGCGACCAGTACCGGCGCCTGCTCAAGAACATGTACGGCGACCGCCCGGCCTGGAATCCCAAGCTGGCCGGCATCGACCGCCACCGCGCGATCATCAATATCTTCACCCGCCTGCGCTATTGCACCCCGCGCGGCCGCATCGCGTTCGAGGACAAGGGCGCGCCGGGCACCCAGCCGGTGGGGCTGTATCCCTGGTACGAAGTGCCGGGCCGGGCCGAGCGCGACCTGAAGATCGTGTGCGGGCATTGGTCGACGCTGGGCTTGTTCATCGGCCACGGCGTGCACGCCATCGACACCGGCGCGGTCTGGGGCGGCAAGCTCACCGCGCTGCAGTTGGACACCGACGAACTGCGGCTGGTGCAGGTGCCCGGCCGCGACGTGCCGGCGAATCCGCCGCGGCCGCGGCCGCCGCGCCAGCCGGGCTGA
- a CDS encoding DUF1287 domain-containing protein, with translation MEAATRPFASAARARAGGASAPWRGAVATLLIAALAAGCSQPASPPAERSPADATPPAAAEPAKPSPPLVAAARAQVGVVRLYDPAYVRLGYPGGDVAPDRGVCTDVVIRALRVQGLDLQQRVHEDMRANFAAYPSLWRASATDRSIDHRRVPNLRRWFERQGWSLPVSADAADYRAGDVVTWDLGRGQTHIGIVSDRRSWDRRRPLILHNIARGTQEEDVLFAYAVTGRYRPQLPPAVASR, from the coding sequence ATGGAGGCCGCGACGCGGCCGTTCGCATCGGCGGCGCGTGCGCGCGCCGGCGGCGCATCCGCGCCGTGGCGCGGCGCCGTCGCGACGCTGCTCATCGCCGCCCTCGCCGCCGGCTGCTCGCAACCCGCCTCGCCGCCGGCCGAACGCTCGCCCGCCGACGCCACGCCGCCTGCCGCCGCCGAACCCGCGAAGCCGTCGCCGCCGTTGGTCGCCGCCGCGCGCGCGCAAGTCGGCGTGGTGCGCCTGTACGACCCGGCCTACGTGCGGCTCGGCTACCCCGGCGGCGACGTCGCGCCCGACCGCGGCGTCTGCACCGACGTGGTGATCCGCGCCCTGCGCGTGCAGGGCCTGGACCTGCAGCAGCGCGTGCACGAGGACATGCGCGCGAACTTCGCCGCCTACCCGTCGCTGTGGCGGGCGAGCGCGACCGACCGCAGCATCGACCACCGCCGCGTGCCGAACCTGCGCCGCTGGTTCGAACGCCAGGGCTGGTCGCTGCCGGTCAGCGCCGACGCCGCCGACTACCGCGCCGGCGACGTGGTGACCTGGGACCTCGGCCGCGGCCAGACCCACATCGGCATCGTCTCCGACCGCCGCTCCTGGGACCGCCGCCGGCCGCTGATCCTGCACAACATCGCGCGCGGCACGCAGGAGGAAGACGTGCTGTTCGCCTATGCCGTCACCGGCCGTTATCGCCCGCAGCTGCCGCCGGCGGTCGCCAGCCGATGA
- the apaG gene encoding Co2+/Mg2+ efflux protein ApaG, whose protein sequence is MNRPTEYVFDIDVATRYLDDQSAPEQDRYVFAYTIHIRNAGTVPARLISRHWVITDANGKVQEVRGDGVVGEQPWLRPGDDFEYTSGAVLETSLGTMEGTYAMVADDGTRFDAPVPTFTLTIPRTLH, encoded by the coding sequence ATGAACCGCCCCACCGAATACGTCTTCGACATCGACGTGGCGACCCGCTACCTGGACGACCAATCCGCTCCGGAGCAGGATCGCTACGTGTTCGCCTACACCATCCACATCCGCAACGCCGGCACCGTGCCCGCACGCCTCATCTCGCGCCATTGGGTGATCACCGACGCGAACGGCAAGGTGCAGGAAGTGCGCGGCGACGGCGTGGTCGGCGAGCAGCCGTGGCTGCGTCCGGGCGACGACTTCGAATACACCTCCGGCGCGGTGCTGGAGACCAGTCTGGGGACGATGGAAGGCACGTACGCGATGGTCGCCGACGACGGCACCCGCTTCGACGCGCCGGTGCCGACGTTCACCCTGACCATCCCGCGTACCCTGCACTGA
- the rsmA gene encoding 16S rRNA (adenine(1518)-N(6)/adenine(1519)-N(6))-dimethyltransferase RsmA, whose amino-acid sequence MTGTAKTHAKGFKPEAKKHLGQHFLHDANVIAMIVHAVDPKPGDRLVEIGPGQGAITFPLLDRHGELTVIEFDRDLIFPLTETARAHGTLEVIHRDVLTVDFSALAHNGGPIRLVGNLPYNLSSPILFHALEHAAAIRDMHFMLQKEVVDRMAAAPGSKVYGRLSVMLQAYCQVIALFDVPPAAFRPPPKVDSAVVRMIPLAPDRIGIDDHALFARLVRDAFGQRRKTLRNALSLVCDGASIEAAGVRPDARAEQLEVAQFVRLANWLRAHDKVLPDPSAS is encoded by the coding sequence ATGACCGGCACCGCCAAGACCCACGCCAAGGGCTTCAAGCCCGAGGCGAAAAAGCATCTGGGCCAGCACTTCCTGCACGACGCCAACGTCATCGCGATGATCGTGCACGCAGTGGACCCCAAACCCGGCGACCGCCTGGTCGAGATCGGCCCCGGCCAGGGCGCGATCACCTTCCCGCTGCTGGACCGCCACGGCGAACTGACCGTGATCGAGTTCGACCGCGACCTGATCTTCCCGCTCACCGAGACCGCACGCGCGCACGGCACGCTGGAAGTGATCCATCGCGACGTGCTCACCGTCGATTTCAGCGCGCTGGCGCACAACGGCGGCCCGATCCGGCTGGTCGGCAACCTGCCCTACAACCTGTCCTCGCCGATCCTGTTCCATGCCCTGGAGCACGCCGCGGCGATCCGCGACATGCATTTCATGCTGCAGAAGGAAGTCGTCGACCGCATGGCCGCCGCACCCGGCAGCAAGGTCTACGGCCGCCTCAGCGTGATGCTGCAGGCCTATTGCCAGGTGATCGCGCTGTTCGACGTGCCGCCAGCCGCGTTCCGGCCGCCGCCGAAGGTCGATTCGGCGGTGGTGCGGATGATTCCGCTGGCGCCGGACCGGATCGGCATCGACGACCACGCCCTGTTCGCGCGCCTGGTCCGCGACGCCTTCGGCCAGCGCCGCAAGACCCTGCGCAACGCGCTCTCGCTGGTCTGCGACGGCGCCTCGATCGAGGCCGCCGGCGTGCGTCCCGACGCGCGCGCCGAGCAACTGGAAGTGGCGCAGTTCGTGCGCCTGGCCAATTGGCTGCGCGCCCACGACAAGGTCCTGCCCGATCCCTCCGCGAGCTAG